A single window of Hylaeus volcanicus isolate JK05 chromosome 8, UHH_iyHylVolc1.0_haploid, whole genome shotgun sequence DNA harbors:
- the LOC128881416 gene encoding polycomb group protein Pc — protein sequence MDLGDRVYAAERITKKREKRGKVEYFVKWKGWSKKYNTWEPEENILDVRLIELYEESQRGGEILPTRRPRRRDTRYNEQVLANLVVEEEPGGDERVGEDSQDESTTGSTSAPRLNPVAPDEDTLPSSLDGHESPTVPELSASAFSVDSDSSNSSVDSPLLPRREPTGTKRKAEVLSKESGKIGVTITTSSPSSGSGSPPPNKIPRLLPLKTNPSSPPYHSHKINGRRPSSSSVKSTPEEPLPAVPTTPAPATQDKKRPEADVPHGPPPSLPRAPPAPLSPQIDTPLEQPTKKRHLPEQKQEKSNGAVTVDANGHKSPSPTDSYTNNNRLPTVVNGHHSHNNNNNHNNNNNNTNNNNTSSLKQTEITKTDVYVPLSSPGTDYWHARNPVADQVFITDVTVNLKTVTIRECKTEKGFFRERDPKSDIY from the exons ATGGATCTGGGTGACAGAGTTTACGCTGCGGAACGGATTACGAAGAAGAGGGAAAAGCGG GGCAAAGTGGAGTATTTCGTGAAGTGGAAAGGATGGAGTAAAAA ATACAACACGTGGGAACCAGAAGAGAACATTTTAGACGTCAGGTTAATCGAGTTATACGAAGAAAGTCAAAGAGGAGGGGAGATCCTACCTACGAGAAGACCTAGGCGGAGGGATACCAGATACAAT GAACAAGTTCTGGCCAATTTAGTCGTCGAAGAAGAACCTGGTGGAGACGAAAGGGTCGGGGAAGATAGCCAGGACGAATCGACTACGGGTAGTACGTCAGCTCCTCGCTTGAATCCCGTTGCACCTGACGAAGATACGCTTCCGAGTTCCCTCGATGGCCACGAATCACCCACTGTCCCGGAACTGTCGGCGTCCGCGTTTAGCGTCGATTCAGATAGCTCCAATAGCAGCGTGGACAGTCCTCTGCTGCCAAGGAGAGAACCAACGGGTACAAAAAGAAAGGCTGAAGTTCTCAGCAAAGAATCGGGGAAAATTGGTGTTACCATTACCACGAGCAGTCCCAGCAGCGGTAGCGGAAGTCCACCACCAAATAAGATTCCTCGGTTATTACCTCTGAAAACTAATCCTTCGTCTCCTCCTTACCAC AGTCACAAAATTAACGGTAGAAGGCCGTCATCGTCCAGTGTGAAGTCGACACCCGAGGAACCGCTTCCAGCAGTACCGACGACACCGGCACCAGCGACGCAAGATAAAAAGCGTCCTGAAGCAGACGTGCCACACGGTCCTCCACCCTCGCTACCGCGTGCACCACCGGCACCTTTGTCTCCACAGATAGACACACCTCTGGAGCAACCTACCAAAAAGAGGCACTTGCCGGAGCAAAAACAGGAGAAGTCGAACGGAGCCGTGACGGTGGACGCGAACGGTCACAAATCGCCCAGTCCTACGGACTCTTACACGAATAACAACAGGTTACCGACAGTCGTGAACGGGCATCATAGTcataataacaacaacaaccataataataataataataacacaaaCAACAACAATACGTCGAGTTTAAAGCAAACGGAAATCACGAAGACAGACGTGTACGTCCCTCTCTCCAGTCCTGGTACGGATTACTGGCACGCGAGGAATCCAGTCGCCGACCAGGTGTTCATTACAGACGTCACGGTGAACCTTAAAACCGTTACCATCAGGGAGTGTAAGACTGAGAAAGGATTCTTCCGGGAGAGGGATCCGAAAAGCGATATCTATTAA